A stretch of the Vicia villosa cultivar HV-30 ecotype Madison, WI unplaced genomic scaffold, Vvil1.0 ctg.000177F_1_1, whole genome shotgun sequence genome encodes the following:
- the LOC131624985 gene encoding uncharacterized protein LOC131624985: MAVVGMDGNNQIYPIAYAVVEAETRDSWKWFLDLLLADLNNIFLRSYGFISDQQKGLVPAIADLGPNVEHRLCVKHLYGNWKKRYPGARMKELLWQASRATVVPDWERAMKKIELIDPAACKDMKDIPAAMWSRSAFRTYNHCDLQVNNMCEAFNMAILEYRDKHIIILLEVIKHYITTRIVKQKNLITRFRGNICPRVEQTIERLKREAGCWTPTWHGDDAFNIFSVTNGTDTYEYYRKTSFKATYSYIVLPSNGPRLWPTTEGKPINPPVMRRAPGRPKKKRNKSNDEPISSNVLPRILTTVKCKSCGNFGHNSRTCKGKTAADRQLPKGCNKTNKQKKASTSGNTKTKKQKKSSTDEAPTVLTQGSQAPLTQETTR, from the exons ATGGCGGTAGTGGGAATGGACGGGAACAATCAGATTTATCCAATTGCTTATGCTGTGGTGGAAGCCGAGACAAGAGACTCATGGAAGTGGTTTCTGGATCTTTTATTAGCAGATCTGAACAACATTTTTCTAAGGTCTTATGGTTTTATTTCAGACCAACAAAAG GGCTTGGTACCGGCTATTGCTGACTTGGGGCCGAATGTAGAACACAGGTTGTGTGTTAAGCACTTGTACGGAAACTGGAAGAAGAGGTACCCTGGCGCACGTATGAAAGAGTTACTATGGCAAGCATCTAGGGCAACTGTAGTTCCAGATTGGGAAAGAGCCATGAAAAAAATTGAACTTATCGATCCAGCTGCTTGTAAAGACATGAAGGACATTCCGGCTGCCATGTGGAGTAGGTCTGCATTCCGCACTTACAATCATTGTGATTTGCAGGTAAATAACATGTGTGAGGCGTTCAACATGGCTATATTGGAGTATAGAGACAAGCACATCATCATTTTACTCGAAGTTATAAAGCATTACATTACAACAAGGATAGTGAAGCAGAAAAATCTCATTACTCGATTCAGAGGCAATATTTGTCCTAGGGTGGAACAAACTATTGAAAGATTGAAGAGGGAAGCTGGTTGTTGGACACCAACATGGCACGGAGATGATGCTTTCAATATCTTTAGTGTGACCAATGGTACGGACACTTACGAG TATTATAG GAAAACAAGTTTCAAGGCCACATACTCTTATATTGTTCTACCTTCGAATGGTCCAAGACTTTGGCCAACAACGGAAGGTAAACCAATTAATCCACCAGTCATGAGGAGAGCTCCAGGACGacccaaaaagaaaagaaacaagtctAATGATGAGCCCATTTCAAGCAATGTGTTACCTAGAATCTTGACAACTGTCAAGTGTAAAAGCTGTGGGAATTTTGGGCACAATTCAAGGACGTGCAAGGGAAAGACAGCAGCGGATCGACAGTTGCCCAAAGGATGTAATAAGACAAATAAGCAGAAGAAAGCATCAACCTCAGGAAATACCAAAACAAAGAAGCAAAAGAAGTCATCAACCGATGAAGCGCCTACTGTTTTGACACAAGGATCGCAGGCGCCTCTAACACAAGAAACAACTAGATAG